A single window of [Clostridium] hylemonae DSM 15053 DNA harbors:
- a CDS encoding glycyl-radical enzyme activating protein, translating into MTTGTIFDIKEFALYDGPGIRTTVFFKGCPLRCTWCHNPEGLSFAPQLMTAVNNCVHCGKCTAACPRSGMDCNACGSCVPVCPLHLRKICGDKYSSRELAALLMRDADFLRKNGGGITFSGGEPTFQSAFLLELSSLMPTVHKCIETCGYCSAQIFTSVLDEMDHIIFDLKLADPGMHRRYTGTDNRPILDNLERLKKSGRPFTVRIPVIPGVNDDDASLDAAARLLKNAPALDQVELLPYHLTAGAKYPMVGLAYTPGFSVSSNPRLNTDIFRQYGIPCTHL; encoded by the coding sequence ATGACGACAGGCACTATTTTCGACATCAAAGAGTTCGCGCTTTACGATGGGCCGGGAATCAGGACTACCGTATTTTTCAAAGGCTGCCCCCTGCGCTGTACATGGTGTCACAACCCTGAAGGTCTCTCTTTCGCCCCTCAGCTGATGACAGCAGTAAACAATTGCGTACACTGCGGAAAATGCACCGCGGCCTGCCCGCGCAGCGGCATGGACTGCAACGCCTGCGGATCATGCGTCCCGGTCTGCCCGCTTCATCTGCGGAAAATATGCGGAGACAAATACTCTTCCAGGGAACTGGCCGCCCTCCTGATGAGGGACGCAGATTTCCTCCGCAAAAACGGAGGCGGAATCACTTTCTCAGGTGGAGAACCTACATTTCAGTCCGCTTTTCTGCTGGAACTTTCCAGCCTGATGCCCACCGTTCACAAATGTATAGAAACATGCGGATACTGCAGCGCCCAGATCTTCACATCCGTCCTCGACGAAATGGATCATATCATCTTCGACCTGAAGCTGGCAGACCCCGGCATGCACCGCAGATACACAGGCACGGACAACAGACCGATACTGGATAATTTAGAACGGTTAAAGAAAAGCGGACGTCCGTTTACCGTCAGAATCCCCGTTATCCCCGGCGTCAATGATGACGACGCCAGTCTGGACGCCGCCGCGCGTCTCCTCAAAAACGCACCGGCGCTTGACCAGGTGGAGCTGCTCCCCTACCACCTCACGGCAGGCGCAAAATATCCAATGGTAGGTCTTGCTTATACGCCCGGATTTTCCGTCAGCAGTAACCCCCGCCTGAACACAGATATTTTCAGGCAATATGGAATCCCATGTACACATTTATAG